GATGCCTCCTCATAGTAGTAGATGCCGACTCCCACTGCGCGCGAGCCTAGACCATCAGTTTCCGCATGGAGTGACTCGTAAGTCGAGAAGAACTCATGGATAGAGTTACCAAATTCTTCTAGCCGCCCTCTCGACACCCGTCGTAAGAGCTCGGCATGCTCTGGAGCCAACGGCCGTGTTGTTATGGTCCTCTCAATTCGAACCAGTTCTTGGTTTTCGGGGTCTGTATTGAACAGGATCGTCTCTGCCAATCTTCTTAGGGATAACTCAAGCGCCAACGCGAGCCGATCATCCAAATCGCTCGGGGTGAACACGGACTTGAGAGCTCGGAGTTTTCCGGACTTAGTTTCTTCTATAGCACCGATACGCAGTAATTCCGTTCGCATCGCGCCAGGTGGTATATCGCCTCCGAATTGCCTTACAAGGTCACAAAAGCTTGGTTTGTCTCCTTGGAAATCAAGTTCCAGCGGATCACCGTTCGAATCGGTGAATTCGGAATGA
The Limibacillus sp. DNA segment above includes these coding regions:
- a CDS encoding DUF6502 family protein — translated: MREKESVVQHADSAFQSSIDANENTLIYFGAMPSATQKKILEGLFHAMKPLARAMLRSGIGYRDFAEIAKSAFVNVATTDYGIRGRPTNASRVAVMTGLTRKEVKRLRDIKDGGSDFVIGKELAPGLVLGNWFSHSEFTDSNGDPLELDFQGDKPSFCDLVRQFGGDIPPGAMRTELLRIGAIEETKSGKLRALKSVFTPSDLDDRLALALELSLRRLAETILFNTDPENQELVRIERTITTRPLAPEHAELLRRVSRGRLEEFGNSIHEFFSTYESLHAETDGLGSRAVGVGIYYYEEASADEESA